From one Accipiter gentilis chromosome 3, bAccGen1.1, whole genome shotgun sequence genomic stretch:
- the CNOT7 gene encoding CCR4-NOT transcription complex subunit 7 — MPAATVDHSQRICEVWACNLDEEMKKIRQVIRKYNYVAMDTEFPGVVARPIGEFRSNADYQYQLLRCNVDLLKIIQLGLTFMNEQGEYPPGTSTWQFNFKFNLTEDMYAQDSIELLTTSGIQFKKHEEEGIETQYFAELLMTSGVVLCEGVKWLSFHSGYDFGYLIKILTNSNLPEEELDFFEILRLFFPVIYDVKYLMKSCKNLKGGLQEVAEQLELERIGPQHQAGSDSLLTGMAFFKMREMFFEDHIDDAKYCGHLYGLGSGSSYVQNGTGNAYEEEANKQS; from the exons ATGCCAGCAGCTACCGTAGACCATAGCCAGAGAATCTGTGAAGTTTGGGCTTGTAACTTGGATGAAGAGATGAAGAAAATTCGTCAAGTTATACGGAAGTATAACTATGTAGCTATG GATACAGAATTTCCAGGAGTAGTTGCAAGGCCTATTGGAGAATTCAGAAGCAACGCAGACTATCAGTACCAATTATTACGCTGCAATGTAGATTTGCTAAAAATAATTCAACTAGGACTGACATTTATGAATGAGCAAGGAGAATACCCTCCAGGAACTTCAACTtggcaatttaattttaaatttaatttaac AGAAGATATGTATGCCCAGGACTCTATTGAACTGTTGACAACATCTGGTATCCAgtttaaaaagcatgaagaagAAGGAATTGAGACACAGTACTTTGCAGAACTGCTTATGACATCAGGAGTTGTACTGTGCGAAGGAGTGAAGTGGCTTTCCTTTCATAG TGGATATGACTTTGGCTATCTAATCAAAATCCTGACAAACTCTAATTTACCTGAAGAAGAGCTGGACTTCTTTGAGATACTGCGATTGTTTTTCCCTGTCATCTATGATGTAAAATATCTCATGAAGAGTTGCAAAAATCTGAAG ggtGGATTACAAGAAGTGGCTGAGCAGTTAGAGCTGGAAAGGATAGGACCACAGCATCAGGCAGGATCTGATTCTTTACTCACAGGAATGGCCTTTTTCAAAATGAGAGAA ATGTTCTTTGAAGATCACATTGACGATGCCAAATATTGTGGCCACTTATATGGCCTTGGTTCGGGGTCATCTTATGTACAAAATGGCACAGGAAATGCATATGAAGAAGAAGCCAACAAACAGTCATGA